One Bifidobacterium angulatum DSM 20098 = JCM 7096 DNA window includes the following coding sequences:
- a CDS encoding ABC transporter substrate-binding protein, whose product MKFTRKIVAAGLAAATMLGTLGLAGCGSSSDTAQEENPKSIKIWHYEEDNGAQGKAWAKAMEIFEKKTGVKVEFEKKSFEQIRQNAAQILNSDEAPDVMEYNKGNATAGLLASQGLLTNLNDYVSKYNWDKKVSGTLADTGKYDDKGVMGSGDWYGITNYGEDIVMYYNKDMFDKYGIEIPKTLDDLEAAMQKFVDNGVTPLSEGVAEYPLQHLWWQLVLSKANDKFIKAYEMYDGDVDWQGEATTYATKTIKDWVNKGYISKDCTGTKAEDAGQAFMNGTYPMFFSGTWWFGRFQSDMKNANWTFATFPDTDKVVGSSGNIWVIPENSKKKDLAAQFIDITLSDEVQNLMGNSGGLPIAADPDKITDEKTKELITSFNGVLEKNALGFYPDWPTSTFYDELNSSLQELVNGTTDVKGVLNQMKDNYDKGVEAAGVKS is encoded by the coding sequence TGGCGGCGGCGACCATGCTCGGCACGCTCGGCCTGGCAGGCTGCGGCAGCAGCAGCGACACCGCCCAGGAGGAGAACCCGAAGTCCATCAAGATCTGGCACTACGAAGAGGACAACGGCGCACAGGGCAAGGCCTGGGCGAAGGCCATGGAAATCTTCGAGAAGAAGACCGGCGTCAAGGTCGAATTCGAGAAGAAGTCCTTCGAACAGATCCGCCAGAACGCAGCCCAGATCCTCAACTCCGACGAAGCCCCCGACGTCATGGAATACAACAAGGGCAACGCCACCGCCGGCCTGCTGGCCAGCCAGGGCCTGCTCACCAACCTGAACGACTACGTCAGCAAGTACAACTGGGACAAGAAGGTCAGCGGCACGCTCGCCGACACCGGCAAGTACGACGACAAGGGCGTCATGGGTTCCGGCGACTGGTACGGCATCACGAACTACGGCGAAGACATCGTGATGTACTACAACAAGGACATGTTCGACAAGTACGGCATCGAAATCCCGAAGACCCTCGACGATCTTGAGGCCGCGATGCAGAAGTTCGTCGACAACGGCGTCACCCCGCTCTCCGAAGGCGTCGCCGAATACCCGCTGCAGCACCTGTGGTGGCAGCTGGTCCTCTCCAAGGCGAACGACAAGTTCATCAAGGCCTACGAAATGTACGACGGTGACGTTGACTGGCAGGGCGAGGCGACCACCTACGCCACCAAGACCATCAAGGATTGGGTCAACAAGGGCTACATCTCCAAGGACTGCACCGGCACCAAGGCCGAGGACGCAGGCCAGGCCTTCATGAACGGCACCTACCCGATGTTCTTCTCCGGCACCTGGTGGTTCGGCCGCTTCCAGAGCGACATGAAGAACGCCAACTGGACCTTCGCCACCTTCCCCGACACCGACAAGGTCGTAGGCTCCTCCGGCAACATCTGGGTCATCCCCGAGAACTCCAAGAAGAAGGATCTCGCCGCGCAGTTCATCGACATCACCCTGAGCGACGAAGTCCAGAACCTCATGGGCAACTCCGGCGGCCTGCCGATCGCCGCCGATCCGGACAAGATCACCGACGAGAAGACCAAGGAACTCATCACCTCCTTCAACGGCGTGCTTGAGAAGAACGCCCTCGGCTTCTACCCGGATTGGCCAACCTCCACCTTCTACGACGAGCTCAACTCCTCGCTGCAGGAACTGGTCAACGGCACCACGGACGTGAAGGGCGTGCTCAACCAGATGAAGGACAACTACGACAAGGGCGTTGAAGCCGCCGGCGTCAAGTCCTGA